From Haloplanus vescus:
CCGAGTCACTTCGGGAACCCCGCTCAGTTAACTGGATCAGCGAGCAGGCCGACGCTGCCTGGAGCACGACCAACGAGGAACTTCAGGATCTCGTCGACCAGGGCCAGTTGCGTCGCGTTGAGGCTGGCGAGACCACGCGCTACCAGCCAGACTACACGCGACTGCTCTTCGAGGAGATCCGCACGCTCATCGAGGAAAACACCCGCGAGGAGCTGCGGAGCGAATTGGCTGCGATAACCGAGGAGATCGAGGAGTGGCAGGCAACCTACGACGTCGAGACGTGGGAGGAACTTGAACAGTCGCTCGCCGACGGCGATCTCGCAAGTGCCGAGCTCCGCGAGCGCCGCGATGTCATCGCGTTCTGGCGTGAGAACGAGGAGGATCGTCGCCTCATCAAGCACGCACTGGAACTCTACTCCGACGTCGAAGCCGCCCGCGAGCAGCTGACCGACGTGGCTGACCGCGCCACGAGCTAATCCTCCTCTCTCACAGAATGATCTTTCTTGCCGGTCGCGACCGCTATACACAGCGGACCCTCCTCCGCGACGTTCACGACCGATTGACGAACCAGCCAGGGTGTGAAGAGGTCCGCTATCGCCCGTCTCGACGCCGACCCCGGTACGTCATCGCGGATGTCGATCCGACGACGTTCCTGAGTAACTCGTACGACGCGGCGACAGCACGACTGGAGATTCGTTTCTGGTACCCCGCTGGCGTCGACCACGAATAC
This genomic window contains:
- a CDS encoding DUF7342 family protein, with product MTESSRDGVQSWTESMSARDRIRAVAESLREPRSVNWISEQADAAWSTTNEELQDLVDQGQLRRVEAGETTRYQPDYTRLLFEEIRTLIEENTREELRSELAAITEEIEEWQATYDVETWEELEQSLADGDLASAELRERRDVIAFWRENEEDRRLIKHALELYSDVEAAREQLTDVADRATS